The Sphingobacteriales bacterium genome contains the following window.
TACTTTTAAGAGTCAGAATCCAATTAAGATAAAGCCTTTTCTTGCGAAAAGGCTTAAATCTGTTGTTGAATGTGCCCACGACTGGATTCGAACCAGCACGCCGTTGCCAGCACCACCCCCTCAAGATGGCAAGTCTACCAATTTCTCCACGTGGGCAAAATATCAAAGAGGATGCAAAGATAATTTTTTGTTCGGATAATTTTGTCGAACTTAAAAACTTCCTGCAAACATACATACCTGTTTATTTTCAAAAAAATAGCCCGGATAGAAATCCGGGCTCTGAAAGTATGCAAGTAGTTAAAATGAGATAAGTTGTTAGAATACATACATGGCGGCTAAACCCAATGTATGCTGGAATTTACTGGCTGCAGCTTTGCGGTCCAGGAATACTTTGTCCGTTGCAAAATCCAGTCTGTATTCCGGCACCAGCCTCAATCCACCATAGATATTGATCTGAGATGTGAGTGTAAAGTCTACAAAATGCCTGGAAGGGCCAGCCACATACGGCGCCACATAATCAGGGTTAAACATATACCCCAGCCTGCCGCCTATGCTGGCTCTTTCATTGATATCGTATTGTCCGTACAAGTACGCTACTGCATATTTGAATCTGGAAATAGGACCGCCTTTCACCTCTCTGTATCGGAATTGATGGTAAGCTACATTCACACCCAATTTTCCCTTCTTTTCTTTTCCTAATTTGATAGAACCCGTTAAATCATAGGAGTGTTTGTAATTTTTATAAACGCCCACTTCTGTTGAGTCATTGATAAAATAATTCTTGGGTTCATTTCCACCGATGAAATTGATATAAACACCTCCGTTATCACCGGTATAACCCACTTGTGCCCCGACATACTTATTTCTGTCATTATCAGTTTTATTATCGGTATCATTGAAAAATCCTACCAAAAAATTCCATTTTTTGACTGTAAAGTTGGTTTTGAAACCTGTGTGATAAAACGGGCCGTTCTGGAAGGCAAGGGAAGTCGAATAATTGAAGTTATTTTGCGGCTCAATCAGTTCATAACCAAAGTAGGTACTGAAGTTACCCAACGTAAATTCCACCCATGGTGCGGGCGCATACGTCACATATAACTGTTTAATGGCTAAAATCGTATTAGAATACAAGGTGTTATTTGCTGCTTCTGCTCTTGGGCCAAATCCCAGGTCAGCGCAAAAACCTACTTTTTTGATTTTCTTTTTCATGATTATGTTTATCATGCCTAATTCAAAAGAGTTCGCTTTCGGGTAAAATGCTCTGTTCAATACCGTATTGGTTACTTTACCATTAAAGTTGGTTTGTACATACACATCTACCGA
Protein-coding sequences here:
- a CDS encoding outer membrane beta-barrel protein — protein: MRRIMLTVWVFIASASFLAASSSLGLKSFKKKREGDDSSEVKKTYEEKVEEFKAKLPFEISGSVDVYVQTNFNGKVTNTVLNRAFYPKANSFELGMINIIMKKKIKKVGFCADLGFGPRAEAANNTLYSNTILAIKQLYVTYAPAPWVEFTLGNFSTYFGYELIEPQNNFNYSTSLAFQNGPFYHTGFKTNFTVKKWNFLVGFFNDTDNKTDNDRNKYVGAQVGYTGDNGGVYINFIGGNEPKNYFINDSTEVGVYKNYKHSYDLTGSIKLGKEKKGKLGVNVAYHQFRYREVKGGPISRFKYAVAYLYGQYDINERASIGGRLGYMFNPDYVAPYVAGPSRHFVDFTLTSQINIYGGLRLVPEYRLDFATDKVFLDRKAAASKFQHTLGLAAMYVF